TTAATCGTTAACCTTACGCGCCGAGATCGATCGCGCTGCGGTCGCGCCACAGCCGCGTTACATACGAGCATCAAATCTATATTACGCAATGATTAAATtggcagtaaatattaatgagaAGTTAATATAAGTTTCGCTCACCTGTTAACGCGGCGCGCAATGACGGCAATGATACCCGTTGCAGTTGGAACCGGTCTGCCCCGAATCCGCCGAGTTCTCCAAGTAAAACGTGAATACAACTTAAAATGGCGAGAAGCGGCTTCGTCACCCGCGTGCGGTTAACTTCACGCGACAGGATCGACGTCGCGCCGCGCATCCACGCCATCGATCGCGGCAATGACACTACATGTCCCGCTGTTAACTTCGCGTTCATGCAGTTTTCCCAACGTTATCAAGCAACAAATAACAAATACGTTGTCTTTATGattattttgcatttgttaGAGCaagcatattaatattattaagagaTATCCGCGTTACTTGCGATGTACA
The window above is part of the Solenopsis invicta isolate M01_SB chromosome 8, UNIL_Sinv_3.0, whole genome shotgun sequence genome. Proteins encoded here:
- the LOC105193705 gene encoding uncharacterized protein LOC105193705, which codes for MNAKLTAGHVVSLPRSMAWMRGATSILSREVNRTRVTKPLLAILSCIHVLLGELGGFGADRFQLQRVSLPSLRAALTEGGKRVRRIGTGAARSVAACSTGNAMDTYTECET